A portion of the Hymenobacter gelipurpurascens genome contains these proteins:
- a CDS encoding prephenate dehydratase, with translation MLPTVAIQGFEGSFHQIAARHYFGPETLTAPCATFGEVVRQVASGSTGAGLMAIENSIAGSILPNYTLLRKSGLRVMGEVYLRIRQHLMALPGQQLSDIMEVHSHPMALLQCADFLGQYQHWRLVESEDTALSAQRVREQGRPGVAAVAGTLAAELFGLEIVAEDIHAEKKNYTRFLVVARPENALEVAQPNKASLYFHTSHAQGSLARVLVRIADLGINLSKLQSCPKPGSTWQYYFHADLEFEQPEQLQAALRDIAPVTEKLEVLGVYHKGTTH, from the coding sequence ATGCTCCCCACCGTCGCCATCCAGGGCTTTGAAGGTAGTTTCCACCAGATAGCCGCCCGCCATTACTTCGGCCCCGAAACGCTGACGGCGCCCTGCGCTACGTTTGGCGAGGTGGTGCGCCAGGTAGCCAGCGGCAGCACGGGAGCCGGCCTGATGGCTATTGAAAACTCCATTGCCGGCAGCATTCTGCCAAACTACACGCTGCTGCGCAAATCGGGGCTGCGGGTGATGGGCGAGGTGTACCTGCGTATTCGGCAGCACCTGATGGCACTGCCGGGCCAGCAGCTTTCCGATATTATGGAGGTGCACTCCCACCCCATGGCGCTGCTGCAATGCGCCGACTTCCTAGGCCAGTACCAGCACTGGCGGCTGGTAGAATCGGAGGATACGGCCCTGAGCGCCCAGCGCGTACGGGAGCAGGGCCGGCCGGGCGTGGCCGCGGTGGCGGGTACGTTGGCCGCCGAGCTATTTGGTCTGGAAATAGTGGCCGAAGACATCCATGCCGAGAAGAAAAACTACACCCGCTTTCTGGTAGTAGCCCGCCCCGAAAACGCATTGGAAGTCGCGCAGCCCAACAAAGCCTCGCTCTATTTCCATACCTCGCACGCCCAAGGCAGCCTGGCCCGGGTGCTGGTTCGCATTGCTGATCTGGGAATTAACCTCTCCAAGCTGCAGTCGTGCCCAAAGCCGGGCAGCACCTGGCAGTACTACTTCCACGCCGACCTGGAGTTCGAACAGCCAGAACAACTGCAAGCCGCCCTCCGCGACATTGCCCCCGTGACGGAGAAACTGGAAGTACTGGGGGTTTACCACAAAGGCACCACGCATTAA
- a CDS encoding porin family protein, whose protein sequence is MNTKRLFGRLAAATLLISAFTTASEAQVQTHRVPAYTGPAKARSVPATRSYSTSSSSATDGVKFGIRAGANVSDWSGDAVNSVMDLAEYTNGAVTKEMKPGFYAGLYATLPLGPRFAIEPGVGYSEKGTVLNGRIPLEQFDFLNAKVTATARMAYLDIPVLAKAYLTDGLYVYAGPQASVLLSGKARVKASALGFSAFNTDFDIKDQFRPVDFSVVGGLGYQFQSGFGLSAGYDYGLTSLDKNNNFDAQNRVIKASLNYSF, encoded by the coding sequence ATGAATACGAAGCGACTATTCGGCCGCCTGGCCGCTGCTACCCTATTAATTTCTGCTTTTACTACCGCTTCTGAGGCTCAGGTCCAGACGCACCGTGTGCCTGCTTATACCGGCCCAGCGAAGGCTCGCTCGGTTCCCGCTACTCGCTCTTATTCTACGTCCTCCTCTTCCGCTACGGATGGCGTGAAGTTCGGTATCCGGGCTGGCGCGAACGTGTCGGACTGGTCGGGTGATGCCGTGAACAGCGTGATGGACCTGGCTGAGTACACCAACGGCGCCGTGACCAAGGAAATGAAGCCCGGCTTCTATGCTGGCCTGTATGCTACGCTGCCTCTGGGCCCGCGCTTCGCTATTGAGCCTGGCGTTGGCTATTCAGAGAAAGGTACCGTGCTCAATGGCCGCATTCCGCTGGAGCAATTCGATTTTCTGAACGCCAAAGTAACCGCTACGGCCCGCATGGCCTACCTCGATATTCCGGTGCTGGCCAAGGCCTACCTGACGGATGGACTCTATGTATATGCAGGTCCGCAGGCTTCGGTGCTACTCTCGGGTAAGGCTCGCGTAAAAGCCAGCGCCCTCGGCTTCTCGGCTTTCAATACCGATTTCGACATCAAAGACCAGTTCCGCCCTGTGGACTTTAGCGTGGTGGGTGGCCTAGGGTACCAGTTTCAGAGTGGCTTTGGCCTGAGCGCCGGCTACGACTACGGCCTGACCTCGCTGGATAAAAACAACAATTTCGATGCGCAGAACCGCGTCATCAAGGCTTCCCTGAATTACTCGTTCTAA
- a CDS encoding prephenate dehydrogenase — translation MVVTIIGIGLIGGSLALSLKETGLAHHIIGVDQSLENQKQAIALGLVDEIEADLAAAVERADLVVVAVPMDAMLHVLPQVLDAATERQVVIDVGSTKATLLAAVETHPNRARFVAVHPMAGTEYSGPSAAIPGLFRDKTLVICDAARSAEDAVARVEAVFGRLAMHLVYMDATAHDLHTAYISHISHITSFALALTVLEKEKEEQQIFALASGGFESTVRLAKSSPDMWVPIFRQNRVNVLDVLDEHIHQLQHLRELLNQEDYSAVYQQIQQANLIKKILK, via the coding sequence ATGGTAGTCACAATAATCGGAATCGGCCTGATTGGCGGCTCACTGGCTCTTAGCCTCAAGGAGACTGGCCTAGCGCACCACATCATTGGCGTAGACCAAAGCCTTGAAAACCAGAAGCAAGCTATAGCTCTAGGCCTAGTTGATGAGATAGAAGCCGACCTGGCCGCCGCTGTGGAGCGAGCAGACTTAGTGGTGGTAGCCGTGCCCATGGATGCGATGCTACATGTTCTGCCTCAGGTGCTGGATGCCGCCACGGAGCGCCAAGTGGTTATTGACGTGGGCTCCACGAAGGCCACGTTGCTGGCCGCTGTGGAAACTCACCCAAACCGCGCCCGTTTCGTGGCGGTGCACCCCATGGCAGGTACTGAATATTCCGGACCCTCGGCCGCCATCCCCGGCTTGTTCCGAGATAAGACCTTAGTAATCTGCGACGCCGCCCGTAGCGCCGAAGACGCCGTGGCGCGGGTAGAAGCGGTATTTGGCCGATTGGCCATGCATCTGGTGTACATGGATGCCACGGCCCACGACCTGCACACGGCCTACATCTCGCACATCTCACATATCACTTCTTTCGCCCTGGCACTCACTGTGTTAGAGAAAGAAAAGGAAGAACAACAGATCTTTGCGCTGGCAAGTGGTGGTTTTGAATCGACGGTGCGTCTGGCGAAAAGCTCGCCCGACATGTGGGTACCCATCTTCCGCCAGAACCGCGTGAACGTGCTCGATGTACTGGACGAGCATATTCACCAGCTCCAACACCTCCGCGAGTTGCTGAATCAGGAAGACTACTCGGCTGTTTATCAACAGATACAGCAAGCCAACCTGATCAAGAAAATTCTGAAATAA
- a CDS encoding chorismate mutase, with product MEQLITSPADQAEHKTFLAKKPLIISGPCSAETEEQLIETCTRLAATGKVDMLRAGIWKPRTKPGLFEGVGTKGLPWLQKAKQLTGLPTTVEVATPKHVEDALAFEVDVLWIGARTTVNPFSVQAVADALRNTDVPVFIKNPVHPDLELWMGAVERLAKAGVKNIGLIHRGFASYGNTDFRNAPMWHLPIEMKRRLPDMPIICDPSHICGNRTGLASIAQKSIDLDFDGLMLESHIDPDNAWSDAKQQVTPERLAELLDGLIWRHETTDQQEFITVLTKLREQINQLDDEILHLLGRRMQVAENIGTYKKENDITILQTNRWNEILERGVQKGNQLGLTKDFILKYFDAVHLESINRQNRVMNRENL from the coding sequence ATGGAACAGCTCATCACCTCCCCCGCCGACCAGGCCGAACACAAAACCTTCTTGGCTAAAAAGCCTCTGATCATCTCCGGCCCCTGCTCGGCCGAGACGGAGGAGCAACTCATTGAAACCTGCACCCGCCTGGCCGCCACCGGCAAAGTGGACATGCTGCGCGCCGGCATCTGGAAACCCCGCACCAAGCCCGGCCTGTTTGAGGGGGTTGGCACCAAGGGCCTGCCGTGGCTGCAGAAAGCTAAGCAGCTGACTGGCCTACCGACCACCGTGGAAGTGGCCACGCCCAAGCACGTGGAAGATGCCCTAGCCTTCGAGGTAGATGTGCTCTGGATTGGAGCCCGCACCACCGTAAACCCGTTCTCGGTGCAGGCCGTGGCCGATGCGCTGCGCAACACCGATGTTCCCGTGTTCATCAAAAACCCCGTGCACCCCGATCTGGAGCTGTGGATGGGCGCCGTGGAGCGCCTGGCCAAGGCCGGCGTCAAGAACATCGGCCTGATTCATAGGGGCTTCGCGAGCTACGGCAACACGGATTTCCGCAACGCCCCCATGTGGCACCTGCCCATCGAGATGAAGCGCCGCCTGCCTGATATGCCCATCATCTGTGACCCCAGCCACATCTGCGGCAACCGGACTGGCCTAGCGAGCATCGCCCAAAAGTCGATTGACCTGGACTTCGACGGCCTGATGCTGGAGTCGCATATCGACCCCGACAATGCCTGGAGCGACGCCAAGCAGCAGGTGACGCCGGAGCGCCTCGCCGAGCTGCTCGACGGCCTGATCTGGCGCCACGAAACCACTGATCAGCAGGAGTTTATTACGGTGCTCACCAAGCTTCGCGAGCAAATCAACCAGCTCGACGATGAGATTCTGCACCTACTGGGCCGCCGCATGCAGGTAGCCGAGAATATCGGTACGTACAAAAAGGAGAACGACATCACCATCCTGCAAACCAACCGCTGGAACGAGATTCTGGAGCGCGGCGTGCAGAAAGGCAACCAGCTCGGCCTCACCAAAGACTTCATCCTGAAGTATTTCGATGCTGTTCACCTAGAGTCTATCAACCGCCAGAACCGCGTAATGAACCGCGAGAACCTATAG
- a CDS encoding tetratricopeptide repeat protein, with the protein MRQLLVFLGVLLAPAVGLAQTKAATEAAALATALRKANDLVLERRYESAWKLLKITDQMNVEPAVALKKTEVALNYHVGTNELKRFAFRDLPLLAPSLDSLRQLGKDSIRYSFPVRRVLEKLKNRYPDNYKLDRALGDYYFAVQQCDCAEEDLGEDEVFKRTIKHYQEAHDHGQGDYLSYYALGYAYQRLGRFKESLVPFERSIQLRKNYPTSHLNVAFVYLELKEFEQARNHARQALELFPDKPHKDDAAFLLSEIEERMKSSSAAKAP; encoded by the coding sequence ATGCGTCAGCTGCTTGTATTTCTGGGGGTATTGCTCGCGCCGGCCGTCGGCCTGGCCCAAACAAAGGCCGCTACAGAAGCGGCTGCACTGGCTACGGCTCTGCGCAAAGCCAACGATTTGGTGCTGGAGCGCCGCTACGAGTCGGCGTGGAAGCTGCTCAAAATCACCGATCAGATGAACGTGGAGCCTGCCGTGGCTCTGAAGAAAACGGAAGTGGCGCTCAATTATCATGTGGGTACCAATGAGCTGAAGCGCTTTGCCTTCCGCGACCTTCCGCTGCTGGCGCCTTCCCTCGACAGCCTGCGCCAGTTGGGCAAAGACTCCATTCGCTACTCCTTTCCGGTGCGCCGGGTGCTGGAGAAACTGAAGAACCGCTACCCCGACAACTACAAGCTCGACCGCGCTCTCGGCGACTATTATTTCGCGGTGCAGCAGTGCGACTGCGCCGAGGAGGACTTAGGTGAAGATGAGGTGTTTAAGCGCACCATCAAGCACTACCAAGAGGCCCACGACCATGGGCAGGGCGACTACCTCTCGTACTATGCGCTGGGCTACGCCTACCAGCGCCTCGGCCGGTTCAAAGAGAGCCTGGTGCCTTTTGAGCGGTCTATTCAGCTCCGTAAAAACTACCCGACCTCTCACCTCAACGTGGCCTTCGTGTATCTGGAGCTGAAGGAGTTCGAGCAAGCCCGCAACCATGCCCGCCAGGCCCTAGAGCTCTTCCCCGATAAACCCCACAAGGATGACGCCGCCTTCCTGCTAAGTGAAATAGAAGAGCGGATGAAATCTTCGTCCGCCGCAAAGGCTCCCTAG
- a CDS encoding RNA polymerase sigma factor: protein MFFRRRPAPAAELSDAELLLRYRADGHVHDLGALYERHMPAVLATCRRYLRDEEDAKDAVMQLFEQLVEKLRRHEVENFAPWLHTTARNHCLMVLRARQRAGPAAGGALIVHFPDAAGMESAASRHLVADDPAEADLHEQQLQQMEHALAELPPGQKQCLELFYLEKKCYRDIADLTGFDLNAVKSHIQNGKRNLRRHLESTAASNASP from the coding sequence ATGTTTTTCCGCCGACGTCCTGCGCCTGCTGCCGAGCTCTCCGATGCGGAGTTGCTGCTGCGCTACCGCGCCGACGGCCATGTGCACGACTTGGGCGCCCTCTATGAGCGGCACATGCCGGCAGTGCTGGCTACCTGTCGGCGCTACCTGCGCGACGAGGAAGATGCCAAGGATGCCGTGATGCAGCTGTTTGAGCAACTAGTAGAAAAGCTGCGCCGGCACGAGGTGGAAAACTTTGCCCCGTGGCTGCACACTACGGCCCGCAACCACTGCCTGATGGTGCTGCGCGCCCGGCAACGGGCCGGCCCCGCGGCGGGTGGCGCACTAATAGTGCACTTTCCGGACGCTGCCGGTATGGAATCGGCGGCCAGCCGGCATCTGGTAGCTGATGACCCCGCCGAAGCCGACCTCCACGAACAGCAGCTCCAACAAATGGAACACGCCCTGGCCGAGTTGCCGCCGGGACAAAAGCAGTGTCTGGAGCTGTTTTACCTCGAAAAGAAATGCTACCGCGACATTGCGGACCTCACAGGTTTCGACCTGAATGCTGTAAAAAGCCACATCCAAAACGGTAAGCGCAACTTGCGCCGCCACCTAGAATCAACTGCTGCCTCCAATGCCTCTCCATAA
- a CDS encoding pyridoxal phosphate-dependent aminotransferase: MQVSVASRLQHTQEYYFSQKLREIDGLNKAGKQIINLGIGSPDMPPHPNVVAALTRAAEQPNTHAYQSYKGVLALRQAMAGWYQRQYGVTLDPESEILPLLGSKEGIMHVSMTFLEAGDEVLIPNPGYPAYRAAAHLSGATPIDYDLKAENHWLPDLDALAQRDLSRVKLMWVNYPHMPTGTAADTAFFTKLVAFATAHNILLVHDNPYSFILNTEQPQSLLAVPGAREVVLELNSLSKSHNMAGWRVGLLAGRADLLQEVLRFKSNLDSGMFLPVQLAAVEALNLDESWYQELNTHYRARRELVFELLDTIGCTYDRNQVGLFVWAPIPAGYADGYALSDELLYNANVFITPGGIFGSNGNHFIRVSLCQTKEVLQAALGRIKQAKQFSTSAAV, encoded by the coding sequence ATGCAAGTCTCCGTAGCCAGCCGCCTTCAGCATACTCAGGAATACTACTTCTCGCAGAAGCTGCGCGAGATTGATGGCCTGAACAAAGCCGGCAAGCAGATTATCAACCTGGGCATCGGCTCGCCCGATATGCCGCCCCACCCCAACGTGGTGGCGGCCCTGACCCGCGCGGCTGAGCAGCCGAACACGCACGCCTACCAGAGCTACAAAGGCGTGCTGGCGCTGCGCCAGGCTATGGCGGGCTGGTATCAGCGGCAGTACGGCGTGACCCTAGACCCGGAATCGGAGATTCTGCCGCTGCTGGGCTCTAAGGAAGGCATCATGCATGTGAGCATGACGTTTTTGGAGGCCGGCGATGAGGTGCTGATTCCGAACCCTGGCTACCCGGCCTACCGCGCCGCCGCCCACCTGAGCGGCGCTACCCCCATCGACTACGACCTGAAAGCCGAGAACCACTGGCTCCCCGACCTCGATGCCCTAGCCCAGCGCGACCTGAGCCGTGTGAAGCTGATGTGGGTGAACTACCCGCACATGCCCACCGGCACCGCCGCCGATACCGCGTTCTTCACCAAGCTAGTTGCCTTTGCCACAGCGCACAACATCCTGCTGGTGCATGACAACCCGTACAGCTTCATCCTGAACACCGAGCAGCCCCAGAGTTTGCTGGCGGTGCCGGGCGCGCGGGAAGTGGTGTTGGAGCTGAACTCCCTGAGCAAGTCGCACAACATGGCGGGCTGGCGCGTAGGCCTATTGGCGGGCCGCGCCGATCTGCTGCAGGAGGTACTCCGCTTCAAGAGCAACCTCGACTCGGGTATGTTCCTACCCGTGCAGCTGGCCGCCGTGGAGGCCCTGAACCTAGATGAAAGCTGGTACCAGGAGCTAAACACCCACTACCGCGCCCGCCGCGAGCTGGTGTTTGAGCTGCTCGATACCATCGGCTGCACATATGACCGCAACCAGGTAGGCCTGTTTGTGTGGGCGCCTATCCCGGCAGGCTACGCCGACGGGTACGCGCTTAGCGACGAGCTTCTCTACAATGCCAACGTGTTCATTACGCCCGGCGGCATCTTCGGCAGCAATGGCAACCACTTTATTCGGGTGAGCCTGTGCCAGACCAAAGAAGTGCTGCAAGCCGCGCTAGGCCGCATTAAGCAAGCCAAACAGTTCAGCACTTCCGCAGCAGTTTGA
- a CDS encoding vWA domain-containing protein has protein sequence MKRILYFALMVLVPSVSVAQQPAAAATSAPAATYTVKGQVTDRTNGQGLPGVTVLVKGTTISVSTNSDGTYTLQVPRQAKALMFSTIGFISREIKLTGQSIINVWLAADSQQLSEVVVTGSAPIVQHREVTGSVTSVISGKAAGVTIRGSRTLKRQGRQAANGLYGYTSPAQPEPGAGETYASIAENGFHTTNKEPLSTFSIDVDAASYSNVRRFLQQGQLPPPDAVRTEELINYFQYDYPQPDPTAATPFRVITEQAQCPWNPEHQLVQVALQARKVPTDKLPPANLVFLVDVSGSMQGPDRLGLVQQALRLLTKELRPQDKVALVVYAGAAGTVLPPTAGSHRSDILAAIEQLQAGGSTAGGAGLRLAYQVAQQNFNKAGNNRVILCTDGDFNVGEQSDQAMENLIKEERESGVFLTVLGVGQGNYQDKKMELLADKGNGNYAYLDNLDEARRVLVQQFGGTLFTLAKDVKLQVEFNPARVREYRLVGYENRLLADEDFNNDRKDAGELGSGHTVTALYEVVPVGARASIDALKYQPAPAAPVANASAELLTVKLRYKEPQGASSKLLEQPLTGLARPLAEASENLRFAAAVAQFGMLLRHSDYRGTATWETTATLAKGAKTFDPEGYRSELVRLIKLAEGIKPAPVEVGVR, from the coding sequence ATGAAGCGGATTCTCTATTTCGCGCTGATGGTGCTGGTGCCGTCAGTCTCGGTGGCGCAACAACCAGCTGCGGCTGCTACCTCGGCTCCGGCCGCCACCTATACCGTGAAGGGCCAAGTAACCGACAGAACCAACGGCCAAGGACTGCCAGGCGTGACGGTGCTGGTGAAAGGAACGACTATAAGTGTGAGCACGAACTCGGATGGAACTTACACCCTTCAGGTTCCTCGTCAGGCGAAAGCACTCATGTTCAGCACTATTGGGTTTATCAGCCGAGAAATAAAGCTAACCGGGCAGTCAATTATTAACGTATGGCTGGCGGCCGATTCGCAGCAGTTGAGTGAGGTGGTAGTTACGGGTAGCGCCCCAATAGTGCAGCATAGAGAGGTGACGGGCAGTGTAACCTCCGTGATTTCAGGCAAAGCCGCCGGAGTTACGATACGGGGAAGTAGAACCCTGAAAAGACAAGGCCGCCAAGCGGCCAACGGCCTTTATGGCTATACCTCTCCTGCTCAGCCCGAACCCGGCGCTGGCGAAACCTATGCCAGCATTGCCGAAAACGGCTTTCATACCACCAATAAGGAACCGCTGAGCACGTTCAGCATTGATGTGGACGCGGCCAGCTACAGCAATGTGCGCCGCTTCCTGCAACAAGGCCAATTGCCGCCCCCTGATGCCGTGCGCACCGAGGAGCTGATCAACTATTTTCAGTACGACTATCCACAGCCCGACCCTACGGCGGCCACACCCTTCCGCGTCATCACGGAGCAGGCTCAGTGCCCTTGGAACCCCGAGCACCAGCTGGTACAAGTGGCGCTGCAGGCCCGCAAGGTACCCACCGATAAGCTGCCGCCGGCCAATCTAGTATTCCTGGTAGATGTATCAGGCTCCATGCAGGGCCCCGACCGCCTGGGCCTGGTCCAGCAAGCACTGCGGCTGCTGACCAAGGAGTTGCGCCCCCAGGACAAAGTAGCGCTGGTGGTGTACGCCGGTGCCGCCGGCACCGTACTGCCGCCCACGGCTGGCTCCCACCGCTCCGATATTCTCGCGGCCATCGAACAGTTGCAAGCGGGTGGCTCCACGGCGGGCGGAGCTGGCCTCCGACTGGCCTACCAGGTAGCGCAGCAGAACTTCAACAAGGCAGGCAACAACCGCGTGATTCTCTGTACCGATGGCGACTTCAACGTGGGCGAACAAAGCGACCAGGCCATGGAGAATCTCATTAAAGAAGAGCGCGAAAGCGGCGTATTCCTGACCGTACTGGGCGTAGGCCAGGGCAATTACCAGGACAAGAAAATGGAGCTGCTGGCCGACAAAGGCAACGGCAACTACGCCTACCTCGACAACCTCGACGAGGCCCGCCGGGTGCTGGTGCAGCAGTTTGGCGGCACCCTGTTCACCCTGGCCAAGGACGTAAAGCTGCAGGTAGAATTCAACCCCGCCCGGGTGCGTGAATACCGGCTGGTGGGCTACGAGAACCGTTTGCTGGCTGATGAAGACTTCAATAATGACCGCAAAGATGCCGGCGAGCTGGGCTCGGGCCATACCGTAACGGCCCTCTACGAGGTAGTACCCGTGGGTGCCCGCGCCTCCATCGATGCGCTGAAGTACCAACCGGCTCCTGCTGCTCCTGTAGCTAATGCATCAGCCGAATTGCTGACCGTGAAGCTGCGCTATAAGGAGCCCCAGGGCGCTAGCAGCAAGCTGCTGGAACAGCCCCTTACTGGCCTAGCTAGGCCACTCGCCGAGGCCAGTGAGAACTTGCGCTTTGCAGCGGCCGTGGCGCAGTTCGGGATGCTGCTGCGCCACAGCGACTACCGGGGCACTGCCACCTGGGAAACAACCGCCACCCTCGCCAAAGGTGCCAAGACCTTCGACCCCGAGGGCTACCGCTCGGAACTGGTCCGTCTCATTAAGCTAGCAGAAGGCATAAAGCCTGCGCCGGTAGAGGTCGGGGTGCGGTAA
- a CDS encoding lysophospholipid acyltransferase family protein has translation MLFYTVMKPLVQVALRVFFRQLEVRHPERLRMKGPLLIASNHPNTLMDPLVAAINRKQPVAFLAKSTFFKNPILRAIMESGNSIPIYRRQDLDTGAETLTPAQLEAQNEKAFGRCYDYFDKGGTIMIFPEGTSVAERRLRPLKTGAARIALGAEARHNFTLGVHILPMGINYFDPQRFRSDVFVNLAEPILVAEYADQYRQDPDAAADALTEEIRRRMEACLVITRTDEEDELITQVERTFGQHLIQDNEETLYDNFQLSRTLLKAVRFFEAHDAGGLGEAQEKIRTYHQELQRLRLTDDALEARSNEGSRTSRGISSAARLLLGAPLYLYGAINNYLPYIIPSIIAKRATQDAVFVAPIMLVTGMITFTVAYAAQTALVHHFTQDWRWTLLYFISLPLSGFYALSYWGNLAGRLRRLRALRLFRHERPLMENLLRQRQELLILLREARTTYLAKR, from the coding sequence ATGCTCTTCTATACTGTGATGAAGCCCCTCGTGCAGGTGGCCCTGCGTGTCTTTTTTCGTCAGTTGGAAGTGCGCCACCCCGAGCGGCTCCGGATGAAGGGCCCACTGCTCATTGCCAGCAACCACCCCAACACGCTCATGGACCCGCTGGTGGCAGCCATCAACCGGAAGCAGCCGGTGGCGTTTCTGGCCAAAAGCACGTTTTTCAAGAACCCCATTCTGCGCGCCATCATGGAGTCGGGCAACTCCATCCCCATCTACCGGCGGCAGGACCTGGACACGGGCGCCGAAACCCTGACGCCGGCCCAGCTGGAAGCCCAGAACGAAAAGGCCTTCGGGCGCTGCTACGACTACTTCGATAAGGGCGGCACCATCATGATTTTCCCGGAAGGCACCAGCGTGGCCGAGCGCCGACTGCGGCCCCTGAAAACCGGCGCTGCCCGCATTGCGCTGGGGGCTGAGGCGCGTCATAACTTTACGTTGGGCGTGCACATCCTGCCCATGGGCATCAATTACTTCGATCCGCAACGCTTCCGCTCCGATGTTTTTGTGAACCTAGCCGAGCCTATTCTGGTAGCCGAATACGCCGACCAATACCGTCAGGACCCCGACGCGGCGGCCGATGCGCTGACCGAGGAAATTAGGCGCCGCATGGAGGCCTGCCTGGTAATTACCCGCACCGACGAAGAGGATGAGCTGATAACGCAGGTAGAGCGCACCTTCGGGCAGCACCTGATTCAGGACAACGAAGAAACCCTCTACGATAATTTTCAGCTAAGCCGCACCTTGCTCAAAGCGGTTCGTTTTTTTGAAGCCCACGACGCGGGTGGCCTAGGCGAGGCTCAGGAGAAGATACGCACCTACCACCAGGAGCTGCAGCGCCTCCGCCTCACCGACGATGCCTTGGAAGCCCGTAGCAACGAAGGAAGCCGCACGAGCAGGGGAATATCCTCGGCGGCACGGCTGCTGCTGGGCGCTCCGCTGTATCTGTATGGCGCCATCAATAACTACCTGCCTTATATCATCCCATCCATCATCGCGAAGCGGGCCACCCAAGATGCCGTGTTTGTGGCGCCCATCATGCTGGTAACGGGCATGATAACCTTCACGGTGGCCTACGCGGCCCAAACGGCGCTGGTACACCATTTCACCCAGGACTGGCGCTGGACGCTGCTATATTTTATCAGCTTGCCGCTTTCTGGTTTTTATGCCTTGAGCTACTGGGGCAATCTGGCAGGCCGCCTGCGCCGCCTCAGGGCCCTGCGCCTGTTCCGCCATGAGCGCCCCCTGATGGAAAATCTGCTACGCCAGCGTCAGGAGCTCCTGATTCTGCTGCGCGAAGCCCGAACCACCTATCTGGCTAAGCGCTAA
- a CDS encoding proline iminopeptidase-family hydrolase: MPAPLLTRLTGLALAATFLFAGCQQKPDAPSAPDDKSPNTVTTGYLQPFETGVRSGGVQLIPIKTPKGTFNVWTKRFGTGKIKVLLLHGGPAMTHEYMECFESFFPQEGIQFYEYDQLGSYYSDQPKDDDLWRTERFVDEVEQVRQALGIDKFYVLGHSWGGILALEYALKHQDHLAGLVISNMVASIPRYDAYNKTLRAQLRPSLLDSLEKFEVKKDYHNPTYEGLVFKNYYSQHLLRMAEMPDPVARSFKHVNQHVYELMQGPNEFKTAGRLLTWDRWNDLDKITVPTLMIGGQYDTMNPKDMEEMSHKVKQGNYLLCPQGSHMSMWDDQQTYFRGLTKFLKSVNDGTFKAGTTLK, encoded by the coding sequence ATGCCCGCACCTCTCCTCACCCGCCTGACTGGCCTAGCGCTGGCCGCCACCTTCCTGTTTGCCGGCTGCCAGCAGAAACCCGATGCTCCTTCGGCGCCTGATGATAAGTCGCCCAACACGGTTACCACGGGCTACTTGCAGCCGTTTGAAACGGGTGTGCGGAGCGGTGGCGTGCAGCTGATACCGATTAAAACCCCCAAGGGCACCTTCAACGTCTGGACGAAGCGGTTTGGGACGGGCAAAATTAAGGTGCTGCTCCTGCACGGCGGCCCGGCCATGACGCACGAGTACATGGAATGCTTCGAAAGCTTCTTCCCGCAGGAAGGCATCCAGTTCTACGAGTACGACCAGCTCGGCTCCTACTACTCCGACCAGCCTAAGGATGACGATCTGTGGCGCACGGAGCGCTTCGTGGATGAGGTGGAGCAGGTGCGTCAGGCCCTGGGAATCGATAAGTTCTACGTGCTAGGCCACTCCTGGGGCGGCATTCTGGCCCTGGAGTACGCCCTCAAGCACCAGGACCATCTGGCCGGCCTCGTCATCTCGAACATGGTGGCCAGCATTCCGCGCTATGATGCTTACAACAAGACACTTCGGGCCCAACTACGGCCTAGTCTGCTGGACTCGCTGGAGAAGTTTGAGGTGAAAAAGGACTACCACAACCCGACGTACGAGGGCTTGGTGTTTAAGAACTACTACTCCCAGCACCTGCTGCGCATGGCCGAAATGCCCGACCCAGTGGCGCGCTCTTTCAAGCACGTCAATCAGCATGTGTACGAGCTGATGCAGGGCCCGAACGAGTTCAAAACCGCTGGCCGCCTGCTTACCTGGGACCGGTGGAACGACCTCGACAAAATCACGGTGCCCACCCTCATGATTGGCGGCCAGTACGACACCATGAATCCTAAGGACATGGAGGAAATGAGCCACAAAGTGAAGCAGGGCAACTATCTGCTCTGCCCGCAAGGCAGCCACATGAGCATGTGGGACGACCAGCAGACCTACTTCCGCGGCCTTACCAAATTCCTGAAATCCGTGAACGACGGCACGTTCAAAGCAGGTACCACGCTGAAGTAA